One Clostridium sp. CM027 genomic window carries:
- a CDS encoding response regulator transcription factor yields the protein MEGTIGKILIVDDDKNIAEVIKMYLENSGYATKVAYDGRAAQEAFLSYKPDLVLLDIMLPYIDGIDVLKWIRKENETPVIMLTAKGETFDKVLGLELGADDYVVKPFEPKEIIARVKAVLRRYNLDKGGKEVLNFEDLEIDINSYNVTYKGSEVKMPPKEFELVHYLALNKNRVFTRQQLLCEVWGYDYPGDSRTVDVHVKRVREKLQGGPNWQIETVWGVGYKFEVK from the coding sequence ATGGAAGGAACTATAGGGAAAATACTAATAGTTGATGATGATAAAAATATTGCTGAGGTAATTAAAATGTATCTTGAGAATTCAGGATATGCAACAAAAGTAGCATATGATGGCAGGGCTGCACAGGAAGCATTTCTAAGTTATAAACCAGATTTGGTGCTTTTAGACATAATGTTACCGTATATTGATGGAATCGATGTTTTGAAATGGATAAGAAAAGAGAACGAAACACCGGTTATTATGCTTACTGCCAAAGGGGAAACATTTGATAAGGTATTGGGGCTAGAACTTGGAGCGGATGACTATGTAGTTAAGCCTTTTGAGCCAAAAGAAATAATTGCAAGAGTGAAAGCTGTGCTTAGGCGTTATAACTTAGATAAAGGTGGTAAAGAGGTTTTAAATTTTGAGGATCTAGAAATTGATATTAATTCTTATAATGTTACATATAAAGGCTCAGAGGTAAAAATGCCACCTAAAGAATTTGAACTAGTACATTATTTAGCTCTTAATAAGAATAGAGTTTTCACAAGGCAACAACTCTTATGTGAGGTTTGGGGATACGATTATCCAGGAGACTCTAGAACAGTGGATGTGCATGTTAAAAGGGTAAGAGAAAAGCTTCAAGGAGGTCCAAATTGGCAAATTGAGACTGTTTGGGGAGTGGGATACAAATTTGAGGTGAAATAG
- a CDS encoding HAMP domain-containing sensor histidine kinase codes for MFKRGLFFKMLATYTIIISMSLIIIASFLSYWFQNYFFEQRKEQFLDKSYMIQGLAMKYMAGDATSEKLNDVMTIIAEYIKSDIWLTDSYGCVYLVSNKEHKEFMGKQVFAEQLDQLRLGHTFEITGPYAGIFDNTVRVYGTPIRTEAGTFKGAIILCNSIEELSQSLKRVYEIIWISAIFAIIFSCIVIYYFSQKIIIKPLAEINSVAKKISNGDVYKRVYLKSNDEIGELAQSFNFMADSVEKNEKNRREFISNVSHEIRSPITSIKGFIGGILDGVIPEEKEKYYLSIAYEEIQRLTRLVNDLLDMSAIEAGEFSLKIMEVDINEIIRLTVIKNETKIKEKKVSVDVCFDEDNLFVAGDKDRLVQVITNLLDNAIKYVSDGGKIKISSKSKGRNALISVFNAGPQIAEEDLLHIWDRFYKADKSRTAKDSTGLGLSIVRNIITQLQGDIWVENKDNGVYFTFTLTKVNNL; via the coding sequence ATGTTTAAAAGAGGGCTGTTTTTTAAGATGTTAGCCACCTATACTATTATAATTTCAATGAGTTTAATAATTATTGCCTCTTTTTTGTCTTATTGGTTCCAAAATTATTTTTTCGAGCAAAGAAAAGAACAATTTTTGGATAAGTCATATATGATACAAGGGCTTGCTATGAAATATATGGCTGGGGATGCTACTTCGGAAAAATTAAATGACGTAATGACAATCATTGCTGAGTATATAAAATCCGATATTTGGCTTACAGATAGCTACGGTTGTGTTTATTTGGTATCTAATAAAGAGCATAAGGAGTTTATGGGAAAACAGGTTTTTGCTGAGCAACTAGATCAGCTTAGGCTTGGGCATACGTTTGAGATTACAGGCCCTTATGCTGGAATATTTGATAACACGGTAAGAGTTTACGGTACGCCAATAAGAACTGAGGCGGGCACTTTTAAGGGAGCTATAATATTATGCAACTCAATTGAAGAATTAAGCCAATCTTTAAAACGTGTTTATGAAATAATTTGGATATCTGCAATTTTTGCAATAATATTCTCTTGTATAGTTATATATTATTTTTCTCAAAAAATAATTATAAAGCCTTTAGCAGAGATTAATTCAGTAGCTAAGAAGATATCTAATGGGGATGTTTATAAGAGGGTTTATTTAAAATCTAATGATGAAATAGGAGAACTCGCTCAATCATTTAATTTTATGGCTGATTCTGTAGAAAAAAACGAGAAAAATAGACGCGAATTCATATCCAATGTATCGCACGAGATTAGATCTCCTATAACATCAATTAAGGGGTTTATTGGTGGGATACTAGATGGGGTAATTCCAGAGGAAAAGGAAAAATACTACTTATCTATTGCCTATGAGGAAATTCAAAGACTAACAAGGCTTGTAAATGACTTATTAGATATGTCTGCAATTGAAGCTGGGGAGTTTAGTTTGAAGATTATGGAAGTGGATATTAATGAAATCATTAGACTTACAGTTATAAAAAATGAAACAAAAATTAAAGAGAAAAAGGTCTCTGTAGATGTATGCTTTGATGAAGATAATTTATTTGTAGCAGGAGACAAAGATAGATTAGTACAAGTGATTACAAATCTATTGGACAATGCAATAAAATATGTAAGTGATGGTGGGAAAATAAAGATTAGTTCAAAATCTAAAGGAAGAAATGCATTAATATCTGTGTTCAATGCTGGTCCGCAAATAGCTGAGGAAGATTTATTGCATATTTGGGATAGATTTTATAAAGCGGATAAATCAAGAACAGCAAAAGATAGTACTGGACTTGGATTATCTATAGTTAGAAATATAATAACTCAATTACAGGGTGATATATGGGTTGAAAATAAGGACAATGGTGTTTATTTTACTTTTACATTAACGAAAGTGAATAATTTATAA